The stretch of DNA AATGGTTCCCACGTTCACGTGGGGCTTGGTGCGTTCAAACGTGCCTTTAGCCATGCTAATTTCCTCCTATATATCATGATGATGTGGCCCGCTCTTCACGGACCCCCCTCATCGAACCAAATTGTTTGGAGCTCGTGGTCGGGATTGAACCGACGACCTCTCCCTTACCAAGGGAGTGCTCTACCACTGAGCTACACGAGCGTTCCTGGTGGGCAGGGCTGGATTCGAACCAGCGAAGGGGAAACCCGTCAGATTTACAGTCTGATGCCTTTGGCCGCTTGGCTACCTACCCGAGTTTTATACCACACTTATCCTACACTACAAACCCGCTTAAGGTTTGGAGCCACCCATCGGAATTGAACCGACAACCTTCCGATTACAAGTCGGGTGCTCTACCAGTTGAGCTAGGGTGGCGACCGTTCCTCTGGGCTTGGAATTCGCTACTGCGCTTTCCGAGGAGGAATAGTAGCATACCACCATAGGGGTGTCAAGCAACATGGGGTCGGGTCACGTTCTGATGTGTTCATGACATGTCTGGACTTTGAGTAGATGCCTGTGTGCAGTGAAAAAAACCAATTGTTTTGAACTGAGTTTAATCATTGAGATACCCCATGGCCTGCCCTGTTGCTTCCTTCAGAACCTCCACGCTTTTCGAGAGTTCAATGGCCTCACGGGTGCTCAGGGGGACCTCCAGGGTTTCTCGAATTCCCTCACCGCCCACAATTCGCGGGAGGGCATAAGCCAGACCGTCACTGTCCGGGGCCGTGACAGAAAGAATGGCCCTGGCGTCCCGGGTGATCACTTCGGTAATGCGAGCAAGGGCCGCACCAATTCCGTAATAGGTGGCCCCTTTGCCTTCAATGATGGTGTAAGCCGCTTTGCGCACCTTCTCGTCAATGTCTTTTCGGGTTTTGTCGTTCCATTCAATGCCCCGTTGCACGCAGTATTCCCCAATGGGAATCCCGGAGATGCTGGCCCCCGACCACGCCAGGACCTCACTGTCACCATGTTCTCCAAGCACGAAAGCATGCACATGCTGTGGATCAATCCCCACATGTTGTCCGACCAGGGCTCGAAAACGGGCAGTGTCCAGGGTTGTGCCTGAGCCCAGCACCCGTCCCTCTGGGAGACCAGCGATTTTTGCAGTCACCGCAGTCAGCACATCCACCGGGTTGGTGGCAACGATCAGAATGGCGTCCTTTGCAGCCTTGACCACCTGGGGCACCATCTCGGCAAAGATTTTCACATTGCGTTCCAGCAGTTGCAGGCGGGTCTCTCCAGGCTTCTGGTTCACCCCTGCGGTCAGGATGACCACTTTTGCATCCGCCAGATCTTTGTAGTTCCCTGCCGTGACCCGCACTGGATGGGTAAAAGGAGTGGCATGCTGGATGTCCTCAGCCTCTGCAAGGGCTTTTTTCTCATTGATGTCCACCAGCACCAGTTCCGTGCAACTGCCCCTCAGGGTGAGGGCGTAAGCTGCTGAGGCACCTACAAAACCTGTTCCGACGATTCCGACTTTCATGGGAGTCTCCTTTCAGGAGGGCAGAAGGCTGAAGGCAGAAAGCAGAAGGCCAGGGGTCGACCAGCAAATGGTTTTTAAGAGTCATTCTGCTTTACAGCAGGCCTATGCTTAAGCTCTGTTTGCCTTCTGCCTTGGCCTTCAGCCTTCTGCCCTTAAAAACATGTCTAAAATCACATTCCTGTGCATGATTATACCGACCTGCTTACACCCAAATATGTCATTCGTTCTATGTTTCTTTTACGTCAAAAGGATTAGACTGACCGCACATGAGCCGTGATAGGCTTTTAAACCCCTGCAAACCCGTCCTGATCGACAAGGCTCTGCGTGGAGCCGCTTTTCCCCTGAGGTGAACAGTGAACCATTTGAAGAAGCTCGCTCCGTACCTGCGCAACCATGCGCGGCAGTACGTGATCGGCGTTCTCGCGGTGCTGGTGTCCAACATCGCTGTCCTGCTTGGTCCCTATGTGGTGAGGCTGGCCATCGATGCCATCAGTGCAGCATTCAAGACGAAATCTGACCTTCCCAACCTGTGGATCTATGCGCTGGGCATTGTGGGAGCCGTGCTGGTGTCTGGAGGTCTGATGCTGCTGGTCCGCAGGCAACTGGTGGTGGCAAGCCGCCAGATGGACTATGAGATCCGGCGTGACATTTTTGCCAACATGACCCACCTCGACAAGTCCTTTTTTGATCGCAGTCGCACCGGAGACATCATGAACCGCCTGACTGCCGACCTGAGCGCTGTTCGCGAGATGCTCGGGTTTGGTGCGTTTCAGGGGGCCTCGGTCATATCGGTGTTTGGGGCTTCGCTGGTGGTGATGTTCAACATTTCTGCGACCCTGACCTGGCTGGTGCTCACGGTGATTCCCATCATGATCATCGTGCTGGCCCTGCTGATGCGCCTGATTGCCAGACGCTACGTCAAAGCCCAGGAGCAGTCTTCCCTGATCAGTGCCAAGGCCCAGGAGAACTTTTCTGGTGTCCGTGTGGTCAAGGGTTATGCCATTGAGGATGTCGAGATCAACGAGTACAAGGCGATGAACGACGAACTCATCAAGCGCAACCTGAAAGTGACCATGGTGGAAGGTCCCCTCTGGGCCTTCCTGAGCATGCTGATGGGGATTGCCTATGTGCTGGTGCTGATCAATGGTGGACGGATGATCCTGAATGGACAGTTGACCATCGGGGAGTTCACCCAGTTCACCATGACCCTGGAGCGCTTCACCTGGCCCATCATGGCTGCCGGGATGATTCTGACCATCACCCAGCGTGGAGCAAGTTCCTGGGAGCGTCTGCTGGAACTGCTGGAAGCAAAACCCGAAATCAAAGACGAGAATGTGGACCGCAGCATCAAGACCCTCAAAGGGGACATTGAATTCAGGGATGTGACGGTCCGCTATGGCAACCGCACCATCCTGAAGAACCTGAACCTGAAAGTCGCTGCAGGCCAGACCCTCGGGATCACTGGAGCCACAGGTTCAGGCAAAACCATCCTGATGCAACTCGTGACCCGCCTGATCGATGCCACTGAAGGGGAGGTCCTGAT from Deinococcus cellulosilyticus NBRC 106333 = KACC 11606 encodes:
- a CDS encoding L-lactate dehydrogenase, whose amino-acid sequence is MKVGIVGTGFVGASAAYALTLRGSCTELVLVDINEKKALAEAEDIQHATPFTHPVRVTAGNYKDLADAKVVILTAGVNQKPGETRLQLLERNVKIFAEMVPQVVKAAKDAILIVATNPVDVLTAVTAKIAGLPEGRVLGSGTTLDTARFRALVGQHVGIDPQHVHAFVLGEHGDSEVLAWSGASISGIPIGEYCVQRGIEWNDKTRKDIDEKVRKAAYTIIEGKGATYYGIGAALARITEVITRDARAILSVTAPDSDGLAYALPRIVGGEGIRETLEVPLSTREAIELSKSVEVLKEATGQAMGYLND
- a CDS encoding ABC transporter ATP-binding protein, producing MNHLKKLAPYLRNHARQYVIGVLAVLVSNIAVLLGPYVVRLAIDAISAAFKTKSDLPNLWIYALGIVGAVLVSGGLMLLVRRQLVVASRQMDYEIRRDIFANMTHLDKSFFDRSRTGDIMNRLTADLSAVREMLGFGAFQGASVISVFGASLVVMFNISATLTWLVLTVIPIMIIVLALLMRLIARRYVKAQEQSSLISAKAQENFSGVRVVKGYAIEDVEINEYKAMNDELIKRNLKVTMVEGPLWAFLSMLMGIAYVLVLINGGRMILNGQLTIGEFTQFTMTLERFTWPIMAAGMILTITQRGASSWERLLELLEAKPEIKDENVDRSIKTLKGDIEFRDVTVRYGNRTILKNLNLKVAAGQTLGITGATGSGKTILMQLVTRLIDATEGEVLIDGVPIKRIPLQVLRSHIGVVPQEPFLFSETIAQNVAFGVSTNNYPEIPVGVSVLKSSAPEKVEPVIDMQKVRWATDIAGLTNDIEGFPKGFDTEIGERGVSLSGGQKQRTALARAIAREPEVLILDDSMSAVDTETEARILSGLKKVMPGRTVMLVSHRVSTLRHADHIILLQNGEIIEQGSHEELVSLGGEYAELERLQSLASDLENEKEVNA